Genomic segment of Pseudomonas sp. CCI4.2:
CAACTCCAGCCAGTCGCCGGCATGGCGCACACGAATACTTCCGCCAGCTGGCAGGTAATTGCCATACAACGTGCGCAACAACGTGCTTTTGCCGGCGCCGGATTGCCCGTGCAACACCAGGCAATCACCCGCACTCACCGTAAAACTCAGACCATCAAGCACATTGAGCACCACACCGTTTTGCTGATGCAGCGTGAAAGTTTTCGAGAGGTCGCGGACCTCGATCAACGTGTTCATCAAGCTCACCTCAAAAAGACGGCAGCGACCGAAGATCATCCGGTCGCCAGTTAATTCACGGTTGCAGCACCGACGACACCAGCAGCTGCGAATAGGGATGCTGCGGGTCATCAAGGATCTGATCGGTCAGCCCCGACTCCACGACCCGGGAACGCCGCATTACCATCAGCCGATCTGCCAGCAGTCGGGCCACGGCCAAATCGTGGGTGACGATCACCACCGCCAAATCCAGCTCACGCACCAGACCGCGCAACAGGTCGAGCAAACGCGCTTGCACCGACACATCGAGGCCGCCAGTCGGCTCATCCATGAACACCAGGCGCGGACCGGAGACCAAATTGCGAGCGATCTGCAGGCGTTGCTGCATACCACCGGAAAAGGTCCGTGGCAGGTCGTCGATGCGCAGCGGATCAATTTCCACTTGGCTCAGCCAGTCAATCCCGGCCGCCCGCAATTCGCTGTAATTGCGCACGCCTTGAGCCATCAGACGCTCGCCAATATTGGCCCCGGCTGAGACGCCCATCCGCAGGCCGTCGCGCGGACTTTGCTCAACGAAACCCCACTCGGTGCGCAGCAAGGTACGGCGTTCGGCTTCACTGGCGCTGTAGAGGTCGAACCAGTCGCCTTCCTTGCGGCGATAGGCAATGGCGCCGCTGTCCGGGGGGCTACGACCACTGAGCAAAGACAATAAAGTCGATTTTCCCGAACCGGACTCGCCGACTATCCCCAGCACTTCACCGGGATACAAATCAAAATCGACGCCTTGGCAGCCCTTCTCAGCGCCGTACAAACGCGTTAAGCCACTGACTTTGAGCAAGGGTTGCGCACGGTCTGTCTGGCGGTCGTGCAGGGGCAATTTTGCTGGAGTGTTCATTGAGCCGCCTCCTGTTCGATGCTGCGCTGGGCGCAATAGTCGGTGTCGGAACATACGAAGCTTTGGGTGCCTGCGTCATCGAGAATCATTTCATCGAGGAACGACGCTCGGCTGCCGCAAATGGCGCAGCACTCTTCCCATTTCTGGATTTCAAACGGGTGGTCTTCAAAGTCCAGACTCACCACTTTGGTGTACGGCGGCACCGCGTACAGGCGCTTCTCACGGCCAGCGCCAAACAGCATCAGTGCCGG
This window contains:
- the phnK gene encoding phosphonate C-P lyase system protein PhnK, with the translated sequence MNTPAKLPLHDRQTDRAQPLLKVSGLTRLYGAEKGCQGVDFDLYPGEVLGIVGESGSGKSTLLSLLSGRSPPDSGAIAYRRKEGDWFDLYSASEAERRTLLRTEWGFVEQSPRDGLRMGVSAGANIGERLMAQGVRNYSELRAAGIDWLSQVEIDPLRIDDLPRTFSGGMQQRLQIARNLVSGPRLVFMDEPTGGLDVSVQARLLDLLRGLVRELDLAVVIVTHDLAVARLLADRLMVMRRSRVVESGLTDQILDDPQHPYSQLLVSSVLQP